One stretch of Nitrospirae bacterium YQR-1 DNA includes these proteins:
- a CDS encoding YchF/TatD family DNA exonuclease, whose product MIDTHCHLEMPPFEGVVDEVVKRAAEASVTTLITIASDVASNERSRAIAELYENVRFTVGIHPHEAKDLSASVYEKLRSLCKHQKCVAIGETGLDYYHNHSPKDVQRQAFAMQMELAEETGLPLIIHSREASEDTIGMLKEHKVARGVLHCFTANAEIAKEVTSMGFYVSFSGTVTFKNNPDVEKTVNAVSDNYLLIETDAPYLAPVPYRGKRNEPAYIIHTAARIAGLRGISVEDVDRITTLNAQNLFGLNKPSHDGKIAYQIRDSLYLNMTNSCTNHCTFCRRTVNATVKGHNLSLEHDPSAEELVCAMGDPAKFDEVVFCGYGEPLLKLENVKTVARYIKDRGGRVRINTNGLGNIIHKRNIVVELSGLVDRISISLNAQDEETYNRLCVPSVENAYEGVLDFIRQAKKHIPDVTVSVVDAPGTDVARCREIARELGVNFRLRHLNMLG is encoded by the coding sequence ATGATAGATACCCATTGCCACCTTGAGATGCCGCCCTTTGAGGGTGTTGTTGATGAGGTGGTAAAAAGGGCGGCCGAGGCCTCTGTAACGACACTCATAACGATTGCCTCAGATGTTGCAAGCAATGAAAGAAGCAGGGCTATTGCCGAACTTTATGAAAATGTCCGGTTTACAGTTGGAATTCATCCCCATGAGGCTAAGGACTTAAGCGCCTCAGTATATGAAAAGCTGCGGTCACTGTGTAAACATCAAAAGTGTGTGGCAATTGGTGAGACAGGCCTTGATTACTACCACAACCACAGCCCCAAAGATGTGCAGCGGCAGGCTTTTGCCATGCAGATGGAGCTGGCTGAAGAGACAGGGCTGCCTTTAATAATTCACAGCCGTGAAGCCTCAGAGGACACCATCGGGATGCTTAAGGAGCACAAAGTGGCAAGGGGGGTTTTGCACTGCTTTACGGCGAATGCTGAAATCGCCAAAGAGGTAACCTCGATGGGATTTTATGTTTCATTTTCCGGTACTGTGACATTTAAAAATAATCCTGATGTTGAAAAAACCGTAAATGCTGTAAGTGACAACTATCTGCTTATAGAGACCGATGCGCCATACTTAGCCCCTGTTCCGTACAGAGGTAAGAGAAACGAGCCTGCCTATATAATTCACACTGCCGCGAGGATAGCCGGCCTAAGAGGAATCTCAGTAGAGGATGTTGACAGAATCACCACGCTAAACGCTCAAAATCTGTTTGGCCTTAATAAGCCTTCACATGACGGTAAAATCGCCTATCAAATAAGGGATTCGCTTTATCTCAATATGACTAATTCCTGCACAAACCACTGCACGTTTTGCCGGAGAACCGTAAATGCCACGGTAAAGGGGCATAATCTGAGCCTTGAGCATGACCCCTCGGCGGAGGAGTTGGTATGTGCCATGGGGGATCCGGCAAAATTCGATGAAGTTGTATTTTGCGGTTATGGCGAGCCGCTTCTTAAACTGGAGAATGTCAAAACAGTGGCAAGGTACATAAAGGATCGTGGCGGCAGGGTACGGATTAACACAAACGGGCTCGGTAACATAATCCACAAACGCAACATAGTTGTTGAACTATCAGGTCTGGTTGACAGAATCTCGATAAGCCTCAATGCTCAGGATGAGGAGACCTACAACAGGCTCTGTGTACCGTCCGTTGAAAACGCTTACGAGGGTGTTTTGGATTTTATACGTCAAGCCAAAAAACACATTCCTGATGTCACCGTGTCTGTTGTTGACGCCCCGGGGACAGACGTTGCACGATGTAGGGAGATTGCCCGTGAGCTTGGAGTAAACTTCAGGCTGCGCCATCTTAATATGCTGGGGTAG
- a CDS encoding nucleotide-binding protein, with amino-acid sequence MNTTDHLVNKIINEALADIYSRITLADTSSMPIDDALFLRMIGININDWHDRLHKKLDPILDCSSIQEQDKLYTAALSFLESENKLIRLNMDKENKICVTITPKGVAFFENKKKQGNMIFIVHGHNEANKYELKSFLSELGLNSIILHEQDDRGLTIVEKFEFYAKTCRFAFVLLTPDDVIPQGLDSTEKKWRARQNVIMELGWFMGVLGRENVVILYKEGDIEIPSDISGVLYLPFTVSILEVSEKIRKRLTGAGLI; translated from the coding sequence ATGAATACAACGGATCACTTGGTCAATAAGATAATTAATGAAGCCTTAGCAGATATTTATTCCCGAATCACATTAGCCGATACATCGTCTATGCCCATAGATGATGCTTTATTTCTTAGAATGATCGGCATAAATATTAATGATTGGCATGATCGTTTGCATAAGAAATTGGATCCAATTCTTGATTGTAGCTCCATTCAAGAACAGGATAAATTATATACTGCTGCACTTTCATTTTTAGAAAGCGAAAATAAATTAATTAGACTCAACATGGATAAAGAAAATAAAATTTGTGTTACTATTACTCCGAAAGGTGTTGCTTTCTTCGAGAATAAGAAAAAACAAGGGAATATGATTTTTATTGTCCACGGACACAATGAGGCAAATAAGTACGAATTAAAGAGCTTTTTATCAGAGTTAGGCCTCAATTCGATAATCCTTCATGAACAGGATGACAGAGGACTCACCATAGTAGAAAAATTTGAGTTTTATGCCAAAACATGTAGATTTGCTTTCGTTCTTCTGACCCCTGATGATGTTATCCCTCAAGGTTTAGATAGTACCGAGAAGAAATGGAGAGCTCGTCAAAATGTGATTATGGAGTTAGGCTGGTTTATGGGTGTATTAGGCCGTGAAAATGTTGTTATCCTATATAAGGAGGGGGATATCGAAATTCCTTCCGATATCAGCGGAGTCCTCTATTTGCCTTTTACTGTTAGCATACTTGAGGTCAGTGAGAAAATACGGAAAAGACTAACTGGTGCAGGATTAATTTAA
- a CDS encoding SprT-like domain-containing protein, producing the protein MFDGIPVEIDSFNRLKSCLEKTTSMPVNLTITDNSSSLLTINTISKTVVVRAHRMFLGAPDGVIKEIALIATNKKKKAVVIKKFINDNAGSIKAPSVNRKRTIITRGNFHNLREVFDALNSTYFQGSISCAITWAKRTSQGIAKRRRLGSYNSKDGVISINPVLDKPVIPQYLVEYIIYHEMLHADIGVRVENNRRSAHFREFKETERKFKDYERAVLFIKNNFNLFH; encoded by the coding sequence CATGCCGGTTAATCTTACCATAACCGATAACTCATCAAGTCTGCTTACAATAAACACTATAAGCAAAACTGTTGTGGTAAGAGCGCACAGAATGTTTCTGGGCGCCCCGGACGGTGTAATCAAAGAAATCGCCCTGATTGCAACAAACAAGAAAAAAAAAGCAGTTGTTATAAAGAAATTTATAAACGATAATGCCGGCTCTATAAAAGCTCCTTCTGTAAACCGTAAAAGAACAATTATTACAAGGGGTAATTTTCATAATTTGCGGGAAGTGTTTGATGCTCTTAACAGCACGTATTTTCAGGGGAGCATCAGCTGTGCCATAACGTGGGCAAAGCGCACATCACAGGGTATAGCCAAAAGGCGGCGGCTCGGAAGTTATAATTCTAAGGACGGTGTTATTTCCATAAATCCGGTACTTGATAAACCTGTTATTCCGCAATACCTTGTGGAGTATATTATTTACCATGAAATGCTTCATGCCGATATCGGCGTAAGGGTGGAAAACAACAGACGCTCCGCACACTTCAGGGAATTTAAAGAGACAGAAAGAAAATTTAAGGATTATGAGCGGGCGGTGTTGTTTATAAAAAATAATTTTAATTTATTTCATTAA
- a CDS encoding transposase, whose protein sequence is MRKSINGLSLPVERSLNLDPFSGYLFVFINERRTIV, encoded by the coding sequence ATGCGCAAGTCAATAAACGGGTTATCATTACCTGTGGAGCGGTCTTTAAATCTTGATCCATTTTCAGGCTATCTGTTTGTATTCATCAATGAGAGACGAACGATAGTATAG
- a CDS encoding ABC transporter permease: MSDKREFIVAPAKRFIADVINNRYMLWCLVVRDIKSRYTGSFIGFFWAVIQPIVTVITYTFVFSFVMRVRLGAGAGSGSFVLWLLCGLSPWLFFSENLNRSIGILSENKNLITKSLFPSELLPLSVVLSNLVNHLIMGAIIIIAVLIFEKRLTLLILYLPVYLFFLSLASLGISWLISSINVYVRDIGQIITVFINLWFFYTPIVYESSMAPANLQFFLKLNPMYYVVDGYRLALLGIDHPHWKGFLIVGTTSFIVGIAGALVFKRLKLDFAELL; this comes from the coding sequence ATGTCTGATAAAAGGGAATTTATAGTTGCACCGGCTAAGAGGTTTATAGCGGATGTAATAAATAACAGATATATGCTGTGGTGTCTTGTTGTAAGGGATATCAAAAGCCGCTACACGGGGTCCTTCATAGGGTTTTTCTGGGCGGTTATTCAACCAATTGTTACTGTTATTACTTATACCTTTGTGTTTTCCTTTGTCATGAGAGTGCGACTGGGAGCCGGTGCAGGTTCAGGGAGCTTTGTTTTGTGGCTGCTTTGTGGTTTAAGCCCGTGGTTGTTTTTTTCCGAAAACCTTAACCGCTCAATAGGGATTCTTAGTGAAAATAAAAACCTTATCACCAAAAGCCTTTTTCCGTCTGAGCTGCTGCCCCTAAGCGTTGTGTTGTCTAATCTTGTCAACCATCTTATCATGGGTGCCATAATTATTATCGCTGTCCTTATCTTTGAAAAACGCCTCACCCTGCTTATTTTATATCTTCCGGTTTATCTTTTTTTTCTGAGTCTCGCCTCACTTGGAATCAGTTGGCTCATTTCAAGCATTAATGTTTATGTCAGGGATATCGGGCAGATCATCACAGTGTTTATCAACCTTTGGTTTTTTTATACCCCGATTGTGTATGAATCGTCCATGGCTCCGGCTAATTTGCAGTTTTTTCTTAAACTTAACCCCATGTATTATGTCGTTGACGGCTATCGTCTGGCGCTTCTTGGCATTGACCATCCCCACTGGAAAGGTTTTCTTATTGTGGGAACCACCAGTTTCATAGTCGGCATTGCAGGAGCACTTGTCTTTAAACGTCTCAAGCTTGATTTTGCCGAATTGTTATAG
- a CDS encoding ATP-binding cassette domain-containing protein: protein MNKSITVDNVSKKYRIFSSPRDRLKELFHPKGKKYHHEFWSLRNVTFDVDKGEAVGILGRNGSGKSTLLQIICSIIRPTGGQVIANGRISALLELGAGFNPEFSGRANVYMNGALMGFTKEEMDERMETIEKYADIGEFIDQPMKIYSSGMYIRVAFACAVNVKPDILVVDEALGVGDIFFQQKCFNTISDIIGGGTTCLFVSHDLEAIRKLCSRAVLLKNGEVDYIGPAVEAISRYAGYFDPKRSNKKLTADTVSPSTHGLMSPEEIIAGNVIPEGTPRHGTGGGAEIAALRVTNKDGLDTFAVDMMSSLMFNFLIRVKEPVSDLNVAVTLFDRMGNFIFGGGPRQIGMRLPDMQRGASFVVCIELQFTVKPGEYTFGAGVSEPTYNTIDEVFTHDRVDSLGPLTVTHNPALMLPFHGIALLASNIWFSTPNIPGNIIITGTNDAAQGMSGAESTSDLALSVQEIFQKFRPLRIIETGTYQGLGSTTIITSALRDYGHDDAIFYSIEVNPQHHKAAVSNLTGNGLIGKVRLLNGLSVPRNIVPSKDEIDDKFVKHLQYTGIFVDYEENERVEMYFKETDFPDLPDDLLGKCLSEFSYKPDFVVLDSAGHMGYVEFEYLIKRLPAPCIIALKDCFAVKHYKSFLHIKSDPRFEVLKVSEEKYGFCIARFTP, encoded by the coding sequence TTGAATAAATCGATCACTGTTGACAATGTCAGCAAAAAATACAGAATATTTTCATCTCCCAGGGATCGGCTTAAGGAGCTGTTTCATCCTAAAGGGAAAAAATACCACCACGAGTTTTGGTCCCTCAGAAATGTCACCTTTGATGTTGACAAGGGTGAGGCAGTGGGGATACTGGGCAGAAACGGTTCAGGGAAAAGTACACTGCTTCAGATTATCTGCAGCATCATAAGGCCGACCGGGGGACAGGTCATAGCCAATGGCAGGATTTCTGCGTTACTGGAACTCGGAGCCGGCTTTAATCCTGAATTTTCAGGCCGTGCCAACGTCTATATGAACGGCGCCCTCATGGGATTTACCAAAGAGGAAATGGATGAGCGCATGGAGACTATTGAGAAATATGCGGACATCGGGGAATTTATAGACCAGCCTATGAAGATATACTCAAGCGGTATGTATATACGGGTGGCCTTTGCTTGTGCCGTTAATGTTAAACCGGATATCCTGGTTGTAGATGAGGCTCTGGGTGTGGGAGATATCTTTTTCCAGCAAAAGTGTTTTAATACCATAAGCGATATAATAGGCGGGGGGACAACTTGCCTGTTTGTATCACATGACCTCGAGGCGATAAGAAAGCTCTGCAGCAGGGCTGTGTTGCTCAAAAACGGAGAGGTGGACTACATTGGGCCGGCTGTTGAGGCGATAAGCCGCTATGCCGGGTACTTTGACCCGAAACGTTCCAATAAAAAACTAACCGCCGACACAGTATCACCCTCAACGCATGGACTTATGAGCCCTGAGGAAATCATCGCCGGCAATGTTATCCCTGAGGGAACCCCACGGCACGGCACAGGCGGTGGTGCGGAAATCGCCGCTCTCAGAGTTACCAACAAGGACGGTCTTGATACATTTGCCGTGGATATGATGAGCTCTCTTATGTTTAACTTTCTGATTAGGGTTAAAGAACCGGTATCAGACTTAAATGTAGCTGTCACACTGTTTGACAGAATGGGAAATTTCATCTTCGGCGGCGGCCCCAGACAAATAGGAATGCGCCTTCCGGATATGCAGCGAGGAGCATCTTTTGTTGTTTGCATTGAATTGCAATTTACAGTCAAGCCTGGCGAGTACACCTTTGGTGCAGGGGTTTCAGAGCCGACATACAACACTATTGACGAGGTGTTTACACACGACAGGGTGGATTCTTTGGGGCCGTTGACAGTTACCCATAACCCTGCTTTGATGCTGCCGTTTCACGGTATTGCCTTGCTTGCGAGTAACATCTGGTTTTCAACTCCCAACATACCCGGAAACATTATTATAACAGGAACTAACGATGCCGCACAGGGGATGTCAGGCGCTGAGAGCACCTCAGACCTGGCCCTGTCTGTACAGGAAATATTTCAAAAATTCCGTCCCCTGAGAATCATTGAAACAGGCACGTATCAGGGCCTTGGTTCAACTACAATTATCACGTCGGCTCTCAGAGACTATGGCCATGATGATGCCATATTTTATTCCATAGAGGTAAACCCGCAACACCACAAAGCCGCTGTTTCAAATCTTACCGGCAACGGCCTCATAGGTAAGGTCAGGTTGTTAAACGGCCTCTCTGTACCCAGAAATATCGTTCCATCTAAAGACGAAATTGATGATAAATTTGTTAAACACCTCCAATACACCGGTATATTTGTTGACTACGAGGAAAATGAGCGGGTTGAGATGTATTTTAAAGAAACCGATTTCCCGGACCTCCCTGATGACTTACTCGGAAAATGTCTCTCCGAGTTTTCTTATAAGCCGGACTTTGTTGTCCTTGACAGTGCCGGCCATATGGGTTATGTTGAGTTTGAGTATCTGATAAAACGGCTTCCCGCCCCTTGTATTATAGCCTTAAAAGATTGTTTTGCCGTTAAACACTACAAAAGCTTTCTCCATATAAAATCAGATCCCAGGTTTGAGGTTCTTAAAGTATCGGAAGAAAAATACGGCTTTTGTATTGCAAGGTTTACGCCATAG
- a CDS encoding transposase yields MEQMPCGQCNANAIFFRIGVIAYNLFVGFKMKTCPESWSKHTISTLRWKMIQVAGRIVSHAGQVILKLAVGIKQLGIF; encoded by the coding sequence ATGGAACAGATGCCATGCGGTCAGTGCAATGCAAATGCGATATTTTTCAGAATAGGAGTGATAGCGTACAATCTCTTTGTGGGTTTTAAAATGAAGACATGTCCGGAGAGCTGGTCTAAACACACGATAAGTACATTAAGGTGGAAGATGATACAGGTAGCAGGGCGGATAGTGAGTCATGCAGGACAGGTAATTCTGAAATTAGCAGTTGGAATAAAACAACTTGGTATATTTTAA